A section of the Streptomyces xinghaiensis S187 genome encodes:
- a CDS encoding NADase-type glycan-binding domain-containing protein, with translation MPAPRGTTEGPPRDDAAAARARALVVPVAEPGPRAPAAPDPVAPVLPGRPNAARPQVRRPAGEVEESGTVCPWCSTGNRPDRHFCRRCAMSLAGEPDGPAGRRPWWRRLFAGRNEVRWAGERPRLRRGLAWLLPLIGWGLVAALVITAVFMAPAAIQAVKDHFAKRAPVSPDTYAASRSYADNGPELAFDKFSNTFWGPGITGDGAGEWIEARFAQPVDTLDVLITPGVSARSNELAKSARPSRLEALITTADGKKETRTLTLDQDARQQRPLRARDVVSVRFTVVSAFGAGADKQVAIAEIEFFGPSGSYSRR, from the coding sequence GTGCCCGCCCCGCGCGGCACCACGGAAGGCCCGCCGCGGGACGACGCCGCGGCGGCCCGGGCCCGCGCCCTGGTCGTCCCCGTGGCGGAGCCGGGGCCGCGGGCCCCCGCCGCGCCGGACCCCGTCGCTCCCGTCCTTCCGGGGCGGCCGAACGCCGCCCGCCCGCAGGTGCGCAGGCCCGCCGGCGAGGTGGAGGAGTCCGGCACCGTCTGCCCCTGGTGCTCCACCGGCAACCGGCCCGACCGCCACTTCTGCCGCCGCTGCGCCATGTCCCTGGCGGGCGAGCCCGACGGCCCGGCCGGCCGCCGCCCCTGGTGGCGGCGGCTGTTCGCCGGACGGAACGAGGTGCGGTGGGCCGGTGAGCGGCCGCGCCTGCGCCGGGGGCTGGCCTGGCTGCTGCCCCTGATCGGCTGGGGCCTGGTGGCGGCGCTCGTGATCACGGCGGTCTTCATGGCGCCGGCCGCGATCCAGGCGGTGAAGGACCACTTCGCCAAGCGGGCGCCCGTCTCCCCGGACACCTACGCCGCCTCCCGCTCCTACGCCGACAACGGCCCGGAGCTGGCGTTCGACAAGTTCTCCAACACCTTCTGGGGCCCGGGCATCACCGGCGACGGCGCGGGCGAGTGGATCGAGGCGCGCTTCGCCCAGCCCGTCGACACGCTGGACGTGCTGATCACCCCCGGGGTCTCGGCGCGCTCGAACGAACTGGCCAAGAGCGCCCGGCCGAGCCGTCTGGAGGCGCTGATCACCACCGCGGACGGCAAGAAGGAGACCCGGACGCTCACCCTGGACCAGGACGCCCGGCAGCAGCGTCCGCTCCGGGCCCGGGACGTGGTCTCCGTGCGGTTCACGGTGGTGTCCGCGTTCGGGGCCGGGGCCGACAAGCAGGTGGCGATCGCCGAGATCGAGTTCTTCGGCCCCTCGGGGTCGTACTCCCGCCGCTGA